In one Lysobacter alkalisoli genomic region, the following are encoded:
- a CDS encoding GspH/FimT family pseudopilin, with translation MRRNADGFTLVELVATVAVLAILLSLATPAFGRIAEHSRKTSALHRLTSSLALARISAVRLGIPITACPSHDGRSCRGDSDWSEGWIVYADPQRTSSPLDDSKVLEASDGLGSGIAVLGTVGRQRLRFSPHGWSAGYNQTVRLCSSDGRLLARLIVNNAGRTRTETPPEGTPCSV, from the coding sequence ATGCGACGGAATGCAGACGGATTCACCCTGGTGGAACTGGTGGCGACAGTCGCGGTGCTGGCCATCCTGCTCAGCCTGGCCACGCCCGCCTTCGGCCGGATCGCCGAGCACAGCCGCAAGACCAGCGCCTTGCACCGCCTGACCAGCTCGCTGGCGCTGGCGCGGATCTCGGCGGTGCGCCTCGGTATCCCGATCACCGCCTGCCCCAGCCACGACGGTCGTAGTTGCCGCGGCGACAGCGACTGGAGCGAAGGCTGGATCGTGTATGCCGATCCACAGCGTACATCCAGCCCACTGGACGACAGCAAGGTACTGGAGGCCTCCGACGGGCTCGGCAGCGGCATCGCGGTCCTGGGCACCGTCGGGCGCCAGCGGCTTCGCTTCTCGCCGCATGGCTGGTCCGCCGGCTACAACCAGACAGTCCGCCTCTGCTCGTCCGATGGCCGCCTGCTCGCCAGATTGATCGTCAACAACGCCGGCCGGACGCGCACCGAAACCCCGCCCGAAGGGACGCCCTGCTCCGTCTGA
- a CDS encoding type IV pilin protein: MTRIHHARRQPRRPLSQMRGFTLIELMIVVGIIAILAAIAYPSYQEHIIKTRRSAGAGCLLEMAQFMERYYTTNMTYAAAELPQTACRFDTDDHYDYAVNVGGANAFSITATAKGAQEKDSKCGDLSVNQAGAKSVTGTYSASECF; this comes from the coding sequence ATGACCCGTATCCATCATGCCAGGCGCCAGCCGCGCCGCCCGTTGTCCCAGATGCGCGGCTTCACCCTGATCGAACTGATGATCGTTGTGGGGATCATCGCGATCCTTGCCGCGATCGCTTATCCGAGCTATCAGGAACACATCATCAAGACGCGACGCAGCGCGGGTGCGGGCTGTCTGTTGGAGATGGCGCAGTTCATGGAGCGCTACTACACCACCAACATGACTTATGCCGCCGCAGAATTGCCGCAGACAGCCTGCCGTTTCGATACGGATGACCACTATGACTATGCAGTCAATGTGGGAGGGGCAAACGCCTTCAGCATTACTGCCACGGCAAAGGGGGCGCAGGAGAAGGATTCCAAGTGCGGAGACCTGTCGGTCAACCAGGCCGGCGCGAAATCGGTGACCGGCACCTATAGCGCCAGCGAGTGCTTCTGA
- the thrS gene encoding threonine--tRNA ligase, whose protein sequence is MITITLPDGSRREFDQPVSVMDVAQSIGPGLAKATIAGAVDGRLVDASDVIDRDASLRIITAKDEEGVEIIRHSCAHLVGHAVKQLYPDAKMVIGPVIDEGFYYDIWSERPFTPDDMAAIEQRMKELIDQDYDVVKKVTPREEVIKVFAERGEDYKLRLVEDMPDEKAMGLYYHQEYVDMCRGPHVPNTRFLKVFKLTRISGAYWRGDSKNEQLQRIYGTAWADKKQLAAYIQRIEEAEKRDHRRIAKQQDLFHLQEEAPGLIFWHPKGWSIWQAVEQYMRKVYRDSGYQEVRCPQILDVSLWKRSGHWDNYQDNMFFTESEKRTYALKPMNCPGHVQVFNHGLHSYRDLPIRYGEFGACHRNEPSGALHGILRVRGFTQDDGHVFCTEGQIESEVTAFHTQAMQVYADFGFEDVQVKLALRPEPRLGDDATWDKAEEALRAALRAAGVEWTELPGEGAFYGPKIEYHLRDAIGRTWQLGTMQVDFMMPGRLGAEYVDEHSQRQHPVMLHRAIVGSMERFIGILIEHHAGQLPTWLAPVQAVAMNITDAQADYVDEVRKSLSNQGFRVQSDLRNEKIGYKIREHTLQRVPYLLVVGDRERDNGMIAVRARGGEDLGTMTVAEFASRLRSEQVGAVSTE, encoded by the coding sequence ATGATCACGATTACCCTTCCCGACGGCAGCCGCCGCGAATTCGACCAGCCCGTGTCCGTCATGGACGTGGCCCAGTCCATCGGCCCCGGCCTGGCCAAGGCCACCATCGCCGGCGCGGTCGATGGCAGGCTGGTCGATGCCAGCGACGTCATCGATCGCGACGCCAGCCTGCGCATCATCACCGCCAAGGACGAGGAGGGTGTCGAGATCATCCGCCACTCCTGCGCCCACCTGGTCGGCCACGCGGTCAAGCAGCTGTACCCGGACGCCAAGATGGTGATCGGTCCGGTCATCGATGAGGGCTTCTATTACGACATCTGGTCCGAGCGCCCGTTCACCCCGGACGACATGGCCGCGATCGAGCAGCGCATGAAGGAGCTGATCGACCAGGACTACGACGTGGTCAAGAAGGTGACCCCGCGCGAGGAGGTCATCAAGGTGTTCGCCGAGCGTGGCGAGGACTACAAGCTGCGCCTGGTCGAGGACATGCCCGACGAGAAGGCGATGGGCCTGTACTACCACCAGGAATACGTCGACATGTGCCGCGGCCCGCACGTGCCGAACACGCGTTTCCTGAAGGTGTTCAAGCTCACCCGCATTTCCGGCGCCTACTGGCGTGGCGACTCCAAGAACGAGCAACTGCAGCGCATCTATGGCACCGCCTGGGCCGACAAGAAGCAGCTTGCCGCCTACATCCAGCGCATCGAGGAAGCCGAGAAGCGCGATCACCGCCGCATCGCCAAGCAGCAGGACCTGTTCCACCTGCAGGAGGAGGCGCCGGGCCTGATCTTCTGGCACCCGAAAGGCTGGTCGATCTGGCAGGCGGTCGAGCAGTACATGCGCAAGGTGTACCGCGACAGCGGGTACCAGGAGGTGCGCTGCCCGCAGATCCTCGACGTGTCGCTGTGGAAGAGGTCCGGCCACTGGGACAACTACCAGGACAACATGTTCTTCACCGAGTCGGAGAAGCGCACCTACGCGCTCAAGCCGATGAACTGCCCCGGCCACGTGCAGGTGTTCAACCACGGCCTGCACAGCTACCGAGACCTGCCGATCCGCTACGGCGAGTTCGGCGCCTGCCACCGCAACGAGCCGTCCGGCGCGCTGCACGGCATCCTGCGCGTTCGCGGCTTCACCCAGGACGACGGTCACGTGTTCTGTACCGAGGGCCAGATCGAATCCGAGGTCACCGCCTTCCATACCCAGGCGATGCAGGTCTACGCGGATTTCGGTTTCGAGGACGTGCAGGTCAAGCTGGCGCTGCGTCCGGAACCGCGGCTCGGCGACGACGCCACCTGGGACAAGGCCGAGGAGGCCCTGCGCGCGGCCCTGCGTGCGGCCGGGGTGGAGTGGACGGAGCTGCCGGGCGAGGGCGCGTTCTACGGCCCGAAGATCGAATACCACCTGCGCGATGCGATCGGCCGTACCTGGCAGCTGGGCACGATGCAGGTCGATTTCATGATGCCGGGCCGGCTTGGCGCCGAGTACGTCGACGAGCACAGCCAGCGCCAGCATCCGGTGATGCTGCACCGCGCGATCGTCGGTTCGATGGAGCGTTTCATCGGCATCCTGATCGAGCACCACGCCGGCCAGCTGCCGACCTGGCTGGCCCCGGTCCAGGCGGTGGCCATGAACATCACCGATGCCCAGGCCGATTATGTGGATGAAGTCCGGAAATCCCTTTCAAATCAAGGATTCCGGGTCCAGTCCGATTTGCGGAACGAGAAGATCGGCTATAAGATTCGCGAGCACACGTTGCAGCGCGTGCCTTACCTGCTGGTGGTCGGTGACCGTGAGCGGGATAATGGCATGATCGCCGTGCGGGCACGAGGAGGGGAGGACCTGGGGACGATGACCGTCGCCGAGTTCGCCTCGCGTTTGCGCAGTGAGCAGGTTGGCGCGGTTTCTACCGAGTGA
- a CDS encoding aminotransferase class IV — protein MATSIHDFHDDPRNADIRIWINGALKPRAEAVVSVFDSGFVLGDGVWEGLRVVDGHPAFLDAHLDRLYEGARAIALDIGLDRARLTRAIYDTLAANAMRDGVHLRLMVTRGVKRTPYQDPRVTIGPATIVIIPEHKTAKPETLETGLKLFTVHVRRGYPDVQDPKLNSHSKLNCITACIQATEAGADEALMLDPHGFVATCNSTHFFIVRKGEVWTSSGDYCLGGITRANVLRACHEAGIPAFEKNFSLTEVYGADEAFVTGTFAGVVPVRQIDGRVMGDGTPGPMVARLQDLYRDLVARDIAFRAGERLA, from the coding sequence ATGGCCACCAGCATCCATGACTTCCACGATGACCCACGCAACGCCGACATCCGCATCTGGATCAATGGCGCCCTCAAACCGCGTGCCGAAGCGGTTGTCTCGGTATTCGACAGCGGTTTCGTGCTCGGCGACGGGGTCTGGGAGGGGCTCCGGGTGGTCGACGGGCATCCGGCCTTCCTCGATGCCCATCTCGACCGCCTGTACGAGGGGGCCCGGGCGATCGCCCTCGACATCGGTCTCGATCGGGCACGACTGACCCGGGCCATCTACGACACGCTCGCGGCCAACGCGATGCGCGACGGCGTGCACCTGCGCCTGATGGTGACCCGCGGCGTCAAGCGCACGCCCTACCAGGACCCGCGGGTGACGATCGGACCGGCGACGATCGTGATCATTCCGGAGCACAAGACCGCCAAGCCGGAGACACTCGAAACAGGGCTGAAGCTGTTCACCGTGCACGTGCGGCGTGGCTACCCGGACGTGCAGGACCCCAAGCTCAACAGCCACAGCAAGCTCAATTGCATCACCGCGTGCATCCAGGCCACCGAGGCCGGCGCCGACGAGGCCCTGATGCTCGATCCCCACGGCTTTGTCGCCACCTGCAATTCGACCCACTTCTTCATCGTCCGCAAGGGCGAGGTGTGGACCTCGAGCGGGGACTATTGCCTGGGCGGCATCACCCGCGCGAACGTGCTGCGCGCCTGCCACGAGGCAGGCATCCCCGCATTCGAGAAGAACTTCAGCCTGACCGAGGTCTACGGCGCCGACGAGGCCTTCGTCACCGGCACCTTCGCCGGCGTGGTCCCGGTGCGCCAGATCGACGGCCGCGTGATGGGCGACGGCACCCCCGGGCCGATGGTCGCGCGACTGCAGGATCTCTACCGCGACCTGGTGGCGCGCGACATCGCCTTCCGGGCCGGGGAACGACTCGCATGA
- the uvrB gene encoding excinuclease ABC subunit UvrB yields the protein MTDPHSIATLRDPDEASAPARFRLVSPYSPAGDQPQAIERLVAGFEGGLAHQTLLGVTGSGKTYTIANVVQQVQKPTLVMAPNKTLAAQLYGEFKAFFPDNAVEYFVSYYDYYQPEAYVPSSDTFIEKDSSVNEHIEQMRLSATKALLSRRDAIIVCTVSAIYGLGDPNEYFRMVLHMVRGERIDQRELIRRLTEMQYTRNDTELRRGTYRVRGEVIDVHPAESDDEALRIELFDGEIEQLTLFDPLTGETRDKLQRYTIYPGSHYVTTRRTVLDAINTIKEELRERLEQLYAANKLVEAQRLAQRTQFDLEMLAEVGYCNGVENYSRHLTGHMPGEPPPCLFDYLPPDALLVIDESHVTVPQVGAMYKGDRSRKETLVEFGFRLPSALDNRPLKFEEWEGRSPRAIFVSATPGPYELRHSGDEVIELVVRPTGLIDPQVEIRPVATQVDDVLGEITERVSWGDRVLITTLTKRMAENLTEYLGEHGVRVRYLHSDIDTVERVEIIRDLRLGKFDVLVGINLLREGLDMPEVSLVAILDADKEGFLRSAGSLIQTIGRAARNVRGKAILYADRITKSMKAAIDETDRRRQKQVEYNEEHGITPQSVNKAVADVMQGARTEPDAARSRGRGRRVAEETPDYATMEPKQVAARIKELEQKMYQHARDLEFEQAAAVRDEVHRLKEQGFAG from the coding sequence ATGACCGATCCCCACAGCATCGCCACCCTCCGCGACCCGGACGAAGCCTCGGCCCCGGCCCGCTTCCGGCTGGTGTCACCGTACTCCCCGGCCGGCGATCAGCCGCAGGCGATCGAGCGGCTGGTGGCGGGCTTCGAGGGTGGACTGGCGCACCAGACCCTGCTTGGCGTGACCGGCTCGGGCAAGACCTACACCATCGCCAACGTGGTCCAGCAGGTGCAGAAGCCGACCCTGGTGATGGCGCCCAACAAGACCCTGGCGGCGCAGCTGTACGGCGAGTTCAAGGCATTCTTCCCGGACAACGCGGTCGAATACTTCGTCAGCTACTACGACTACTACCAGCCCGAAGCCTACGTTCCGTCGTCCGACACCTTCATCGAGAAGGACAGCTCGGTGAACGAGCACATCGAGCAGATGCGGCTGTCGGCGACCAAGGCGCTGCTGTCGCGGCGTGACGCAATCATCGTCTGCACGGTGTCGGCGATCTACGGCCTCGGCGACCCGAACGAATACTTCCGCATGGTCCTGCACATGGTCCGCGGCGAGCGCATCGACCAACGCGAGCTGATCCGTCGCCTGACCGAGATGCAATACACCCGCAACGACACCGAACTGCGCCGCGGCACCTATCGGGTGCGCGGCGAGGTGATCGACGTGCATCCGGCCGAAAGCGACGATGAGGCGTTGCGGATCGAGCTGTTCGACGGCGAGATCGAGCAGCTGACCCTGTTCGATCCGCTCACCGGCGAGACCCGCGACAAGCTGCAGCGCTACACGATCTATCCCGGCTCGCACTACGTCACCACCCGGCGCACCGTGCTCGACGCGATCAACACCATCAAGGAAGAACTGCGCGAGCGCCTGGAGCAGCTGTATGCGGCCAACAAGCTGGTCGAGGCGCAGCGGCTGGCCCAGCGCACCCAGTTCGACCTGGAGATGCTGGCCGAGGTCGGCTACTGCAATGGGGTGGAGAACTACTCACGGCACCTGACCGGGCACATGCCCGGCGAGCCGCCGCCGTGCCTGTTCGACTATCTGCCGCCGGACGCGCTGCTGGTGATCGACGAGTCGCACGTGACCGTCCCGCAGGTCGGCGCGATGTACAAGGGCGACCGCTCGCGCAAGGAAACCCTGGTCGAGTTCGGCTTCCGCCTGCCCTCGGCGCTGGACAACCGGCCGTTGAAGTTCGAGGAGTGGGAAGGGCGCTCGCCGCGCGCCATCTTCGTATCGGCCACGCCGGGCCCGTACGAGCTGAGGCATTCCGGCGATGAGGTGATCGAACTGGTGGTGCGCCCGACCGGCCTGATCGATCCCCAGGTCGAGATCCGCCCGGTGGCGACCCAGGTCGACGACGTGCTCGGCGAGATCACCGAGCGGGTCTCATGGGGCGACCGCGTGCTGATCACCACCCTGACCAAGCGCATGGCCGAGAACCTGACCGAATACCTTGGCGAGCACGGCGTGCGCGTACGCTATCTGCACTCGGACATCGACACCGTCGAGCGCGTGGAGATCATCCGCGACCTGCGGCTGGGCAAGTTCGACGTGCTGGTCGGCATCAACCTGCTGCGCGAGGGCCTGGACATGCCGGAGGTGTCGCTGGTGGCGATCCTCGATGCCGACAAGGAAGGCTTCCTGCGCTCTGCCGGCTCGCTGATCCAGACCATCGGCCGCGCCGCCCGCAATGTCCGCGGCAAGGCGATCCTGTACGCGGATCGGATCACCAAGTCGATGAAGGCCGCGATCGACGAGACCGACCGCCGTCGCCAGAAGCAGGTCGAGTACAACGAAGAACACGGCATCACCCCGCAATCGGTCAACAAGGCCGTGGCTGACGTCATGCAAGGCGCGCGGACCGAGCCCGATGCCGCCCGTTCCCGCGGCCGTGGCCGCCGGGTCGCCGAGGAGACTCCGGACTACGCCACGATGGAACCGAAGCAGGTCGCCGCCCGGATCAAGGAGCTGGAGCAGAAGATGTACCAGCACGCCCGCGACCTGGAGTTCGAACAGGCCGCCGCCGTGCGCGACGAGGTGCACCGGTTGAAGGAGCAGGGCTTCGCCGGATAG
- the rpmI gene encoding 50S ribosomal protein L35, translating to MPKIKTHRGAAKRFRKTASGKYKAGHANRSHILTKKATKRKRNLRQTNHVRAEDAGRLNRMLPYL from the coding sequence ATGCCCAAGATCAAGACCCACCGGGGTGCGGCCAAGCGTTTCCGCAAGACCGCCTCCGGCAAGTACAAGGCTGGCCACGCCAACCGTAGCCACATCCTCACCAAGAAAGCGACCAAGCGGAAGCGCAACCTGCGGCAGACGAACCATGTTCGTGCCGAGGATGCGGGCCGTCTGAACCGCATGCTGCCGTATCTCTGA
- a CDS encoding sulfotransferase: protein MSALRIAMWSGPRNISTAMMRAWENREDCVVSDEPLYAAYLAMTGLDHPGRDEVIAAGESDWRQVAQTLTGPVPGNTPLWYQKHMSHHLLPGMDRDWIHGLINVFLIRDPAEVVASYLRSRATVAPEDIGLLQQVELYDALADAGTPPPVIDAGDFLRDPEAHLRALCGLLGIGFTQRMLHWPAGPRDSDGVWAPYWYDAVWKSTGFERPQSRDTHLTGHAREVAEACRPAYERLHALRLRP, encoded by the coding sequence ATGAGCGCGCTTCGCATCGCGATGTGGAGCGGTCCGCGCAACATCTCCACTGCGATGATGCGGGCATGGGAGAACCGCGAGGACTGCGTGGTCAGCGACGAACCTCTGTATGCCGCCTACCTCGCCATGACCGGGCTCGACCACCCAGGGCGCGACGAGGTGATCGCCGCCGGCGAGAGCGACTGGCGGCAGGTCGCCCAGACCCTGACCGGGCCGGTTCCGGGCAATACCCCGCTCTGGTACCAGAAGCACATGAGCCACCACCTGCTGCCCGGCATGGATCGCGACTGGATCCACGGGCTCATAAATGTCTTCCTGATCCGCGATCCGGCCGAAGTGGTCGCCTCGTACCTCAGGTCCCGCGCGACCGTCGCACCGGAGGACATCGGCCTGTTGCAGCAGGTCGAGCTGTACGACGCCCTCGCCGACGCGGGCACGCCGCCGCCGGTGATCGACGCCGGCGATTTCCTGCGTGATCCGGAGGCCCACCTGCGCGCCCTCTGCGGCCTGCTCGGGATCGGATTCACACAGCGGATGCTGCACTGGCCCGCCGGTCCGCGAGACAGCGACGGCGTATGGGCGCCGTACTGGTACGACGCGGTCTGGAAGTCCACCGGATTCGAGAGGCCGCAGTCGCGCGACACTCATCTCACCGGCCACGCCCGGGAGGTCGCCGAGGCCTGCCGCCCGGCCTATGAACGCCTGCACGCGTTGCGGCTGCGCCCGTGA
- the infC gene encoding translation initiation factor IF-3, which yields MGDCTISTPEKPNRRNHEIRVPRVRVIGSDGEMIGVLSRDEALSMAGEEGLDLVEIQPNADPPVCKIMDFGKFRFDQQKKAAEAKKRQKQVEIKEVKFRPVTDEGDYQIKLRKMRAFLEEGDKIKVNIRFRGREMSHQELGREMAARIEADLGEDIVIESRPRLEGRQMVMMIAPKKK from the coding sequence ATTGGAGATTGCACAATCAGTACCCCCGAAAAACCGAATCGCAGGAACCACGAGATCCGCGTACCGCGCGTCCGAGTGATCGGCAGCGATGGCGAGATGATCGGCGTGCTTTCGCGCGACGAAGCCCTGAGCATGGCCGGAGAGGAAGGCCTGGACCTGGTCGAGATCCAGCCCAACGCCGATCCGCCGGTCTGCAAGATCATGGACTTCGGCAAGTTCCGGTTCGACCAGCAGAAGAAGGCGGCCGAGGCCAAGAAGCGCCAGAAGCAGGTCGAGATCAAGGAAGTCAAGTTCCGCCCGGTCACGGACGAGGGCGACTACCAGATCAAGCTGCGCAAGATGCGTGCATTCCTGGAAGAGGGCGACAAGATCAAGGTCAACATCCGCTTCCGTGGCCGCGAGATGAGCCACCAGGAGCTGGGCCGGGAAATGGCCGCGCGGATCGAGGCCGACCTTGGCGAAGACATCGTGATCGAATCGCGTCCGCGCCTGGAAGGCCGGCAGATGGTCATGATGATCGCCCCGAAAAAGAAATAG